The Primulina tabacum isolate GXHZ01 chromosome 1, ASM2559414v2, whole genome shotgun sequence genome contains the following window.
CTGAAGAGAAGGAGCATAGCCCTCATTTTCCAGGCTCTGATCGAACTTTAACTGGACCTTTTGATGAGGAAGCAGACAACTTGAAAAAACTAGATCCCACGTTACCTGTGCTTGCTCGGTGGTTGCATGAACCTGATGCAAAGGACAAACTTAGTGGTTCTCATTTCCGTAAGATTCTTCAGTGTTGTTGCGGAAAATTGGGGCAGATGTCTGGTTTGAATTACGTTGAGATATCCATTTGTGGAGAGTCATTCATGCTGCATCAAGTAAGTTCTTCAAGATTTTATGGAGAcccatttcatttttaaatatgttttagtCGTTTAGTGTGTTGGTTTTCATGCTTTATGTACGAACCTGAGAAGTGGAGGTTTGGACGAACTGTGTGTTCCATTTAAGAACTCTAGCAAGATGATGGATATCAAGTACCAGTTCCCGCAATATTTTACCTTCTAGGGTACATAAATAATGACATCCTGCTTCCAGGTATTACTATAATTATAAGTATTGAATGTACGTATCTATCATGATTCAAGTGTAATACGGGAATGTCCTAGGGAGGTTGAAGATTAAAGAATGATGGGTATACTATGCCTAAGAAATGGAGAAGTCCTCCCTGCCCCTCACCCTACACCTACCTACCCGGATCACCTAAACCAAACTGAAAATGCAGGTTCTACATGTTAGAGAGTAAATAATATGTGCCTCATATATTCTTTAATGGTCCATACTTGTAAATGGAACGGCCATTTAACATAGTACGAGAGCTTGGCCAGCCTATTTATGAAAAAGCATTCCATTTTTGAGAATGCTGCCTGCACGTAAGGAAACATGTTTTTTTAGATTAGTTGGTCATTTAACACTAGTGTTTGTGTTGTATATTTGGTGGTTAATCTATTATACTGTGGCTTACCTTTCTGTTATTGAATACCGTTGCTTAACTTGTTCAATAACGAATTACCAGATACGCAAAATGGTAGGAACGGCCGTGGCAATAAAGCGCAATTTACTTCCCAGAGACATTTTGCAGTTGTCCTTATCCAAGTTCTCCAGGATTGTTATGCCCCTTGCTCCATCTGAAGTTCTGGTACTGAGGGGGAATGATTTCGCTGTCAGAAAACGACCGGGGAACATAAGAAGGCCCGAAATGTTGACATTGGTTGAATCAGGACAGATTCTCGACTTGGTTGATGACTTCTATAGTTCCGTGATGTTACCTCAGTTGGCCACTTTTTTAGACCCTTCAAAGGCTCCATGGAAGGACTGGGTTGAAATACTAGACGCTAACACTAGGATTCCTGAATCCCAATTGAATGAAGTTAGGATTGCTCGGAATTTGTGGaaagatgagttagagtctcGGAAAAAGATTGCAGTTTGATCGAATTTTTTTGGGCTCATAGTTTTTATTAGTTCCAACTTTTCTCTGGTTATGTTTAATTTTATTCAGTAAATGTATTTCTCCAAAGGGGTATATGTACTAGCAGTAAAATGACGATAGGTTCGTTGAAATATTATAAAAGAAAAGTTGGTTGGATGTAGAAAATCAACCATTAGCACGTCTCTATCACAATGGTTTCTTTTCAATTAACCCCCGTCGGTAAGaccttttaacataaaaatgcAAAAATGGCCATAACAAATTTATTTCAAGGCATATGGGTACCAGCGAGTGCCAtatcttgcaggtacaaaaagTGTTCGACAATACAAAGTTAAACAAATAAACGCTTGGACAAGACATGAGTAACACATTGCTAAAGCGGGACGGAGCACAACTGCCCCCCCTGGTTGCAAATGATATAAATAAAGAATGTTTCATTTAGTAACATCCCTCTGCTCTCCAGTAGATGATCGAGGTGTGAAACTCAGTCCCAGTCCAAATAAAGAAAAGCAAATACTTTCCAACATTTACATCAGCAAAAATAACGAACCTGATTTTTGTTGACGCCTTCTACGGTCGGATACACTTGATATGTTTGTCCTTTGATATACAAGTGCACTGGCTCCACGTTGTCATTTTCTCAGTGAAGTAGTCTTGAGCAGTTTTTGAAGGTTACCGAATGAATGGAACCAAGTGTCTAAACTTTGTTCTATTTCCATTCGGCAAGAAGAAAATCTTCTTCCAATTGTCCTCTGAAATGAATACCACTTAACTAGTCTTTGCCTGTCACGTGAAATGTcatattcaaaatttgaaaattatcaATCCACAACAAATGGATGTTTATTTATCCATACATGGTTCCCCTGATTGTAAATAAAAAGCGCAATGGAACACTTAAAAGCTGAATTATTCAGCACAATGAATATCAGAGAGGATCTAAACTGGAATAAAACGGAAAGGATGTGATGGGCTTTGTGGAACCAAAGATTGTGTTtccttatttgatcaattgacAATAGACCTGCCTTTGGCTTTTTGCAAGATGAAAAAAGGGGAGGAACTCTGTTCATATTTGGAGGGTTGGCTGCGATGGGACATGGGAGCGGcgttgtgtgtgtgtttgtggttGTTTGGTATGAATATGTACTGTTTCTAGCTGTGCTTTTCTTTGCAACAGATTCCTACCTTGCTAGCCATATGTATATCAAAACATGTCTGTGATATTATTACATATGCAGTATTTAATGGtgtattataaaatatattacaattttatatttttttttttcgaaagtACAAGTTGTGTAACATATCTTAAATCTTTTAATATACATGAATGTTTCATTTTGGGATATTGAGTTGTTAATGAACAAGATGTACTTCTATTTATCGAAAATATCTTCCGTTTCGTATAAATAGGATTCGATGTATCGGTTTTATTGAGTAGAATGTTTTACTCTGTATAAACATACTCTGAGCACCGAAATTAGAtctttacaataaaaaattactTCTATGAAAGAAGAATTCGTAACTTCTATTCAAGCAGTTTATGTACCTGCAAACTATTTGACTGAAACTTTAtagaaagattttgattttacttttattgttaacaatGAAAAGAATATATCAAACATCAAAATTtaaacattatttatttatatgttagttaagaaaatataatggatttcaaatccatcgaTATCGTGTTGAACTTAAAATTTATCTTAACTAACGTGAAACATTATATAAACATTTAAGATGTGAATTTGAAGTTATAGTCTTGTTTttctaaaattaaaaatatatatttaaatatatttaaaattaaccGATTCAAATATAACTTGAAtcaaccaaagaaatttaaaatatactagtaCAGCGACACACGCGTTGTGtacttgtataatattttttataattcatttgatttatattttgatgaggatcaaaatataattataagaaataacgAAAAACTAcaatgtaattttgatatataactaaaaaaataaattgaaaaataaaagaataaaaaattgaCATCAATAAGAATTGAACCTATAACCTAAATCACATCCGAATAAGCACCGACTCTATTTGCTGAACTATATATAACtagcattaaaattttaatatttattaatatatataattattaaaacagactatgatactaaaattaattactctaagtgtctcaaacttaataaaatagtattgatAGTATAGATGTATTTAAATACACAtgcaaaataaattttattaggaatagttTTAATTAGGCTTTTAACCCTTCGCGAGCCCCAAATCGTATGACAAAACCGGGATAAAAAAACTCGGTCCCTTTCCTTTAATTACTAAAAACTGAATTTCCGGGATTGATGGGCCACAATATATTTAGCCCTAATTTTTATTCCTAGGGCTCAGTCGCTTACTCAATCGTATTTGAATCACACAAAAGGAGATTGATTAGGTCCGCTACTGGCTAAAAGATGCTCACATCCGATATACCTCCCAACCAAACCATATACATCAAGAATATCAACGAGAAAGTTAAGAAGGAAGGTCTGTCTTTTATTTCAAGTTCTTAATTTTGGCTTTATGCTTAATTATAGTGCGAATGATTATGCGTTTGTTTTCATTTTGGAAATTGTTTTTATCCATTGTATTATGTTCTGTGTATGTGTTTTTCTTAACTGGCGATGTTCTTATCCTCGCCTCTGATTGGGAAAATcgattgactagtgctccaaCTTGGGGTCTGTGGCTTAGGACTCACTTTATCTTTGCTGCGGATTTAAATAGATTTTATATTCCGACATTTGAATTGGACCCTTATGAAACTCATGGTCTCCGGCTCAAATGCATTGAGAAACATCGAAGAGGGAACTGTTCACTGCCCTCTGCTAGTAAAAAGATCAATGCAGCTTATATTCATTTACCTGAAGTTGGTTGTTACCAGTTACCACCTGAACAGAAAATGACCTGAAACGGCTCACTAGCTAGCTCTACCTTCTAACTCGGGCCTGTGGTGAAGTGGTGCGTCAAGGGCACTTTTTTATGCAAAGTATGCTTCGTATTTCGGAATGAAATTTCTTGTTTGTTCAGATCATAATGTATGttatctcatcatcatcatcatcatcgatGTTGTCATTGAGTCATGTTATCGCTCCATTAATATGGTCATTACTGTGCTATTAATATATCCTAGGTTTATGGATTCTGGCGTTGATGTCTTTGTCTTTATGGTTTGGGCAGAATTGAAGAGATCTCTTTATGCCTTATTCTCACAGTACGGGAGGATATTGGACATCGTTGCACTGAAAACTGCCAAGCTTCAAGGGCAGGCATGGGTTGTGTTCAGTGAAGTGGCTGCTGCTAGTAATGCACTGCGACAGATGCAGAACTTCCCTTTCTATGATAAACCTATAGTGAGTATAAAGCATATACCAGAATTTTTTCTGCATAATATCTTTGTTAAATATGTCTACTGGAATTTCACTTTTAGGCTTGATTTTTCATGGTTTGTCCATGCCCATTTTTCTTGTTTCTTGTGCTTTATTCTTGAGTCTTTTCAATGAGTATTGAAGacattatattaatatattatttgacCTTTGCCAGCTAGAAACAACATATCTAGGACACCTGTAGCAGGTGGGATTTATATATCTTATTATGTTTCCAGACTAATTCATGGCTTATGGGGCTTATGTGGAACCCCATTTATCATGCTTtgccattattatttttttatataaaaaaaaagagaattgATTTTATCCGGTCATGCTTGAGTGATGTTTCGTACTTTTTTGGTATATGTGAATCTTCACAATTATTTGATACTTTTTTTACACATTATTGATCTTCTTCATTTCATTTTATATGTTTTCATTACTTTGATATGAAAAAATACGATTGAAAAAAGGATGGTGTCACTCATAGAGAACACATTTTTTTGCAAATTTATTACACTGATGTATGTGCATTATTAATAGTATTGCCTGAGCTGACAAAATAAATTTGATTGGACTTGCTAACTGTCATCTACAATGCAGCGGATACAATATGCAAAAACAAAGTCTGATTGTATTGCTAAAGCAGAGGGTACCTATGACAAGAAAAAGAAGCAAGAGGAAAGAGGTAAACCTTTAGTCTAGCTCAGtcattctctctctctcttccaCCAACTGTTTTTTCTCCGTATTCCTCGTTTAAACCTAGTTACTTTTATATTTAAGATGGAAAATTAATAAGTAGCTTTTGTAGTTTTTGCATCCATTAACTTTGGAATGGAGCAGTGAGTTGGTAAGGTTTGATATCGCTCTTTAGAAGTGATTTATAGAATTTGAGTTACCATCAGTGTGAAAGGAAATGCATGTTGTGTATTGATGAGCTTGTTTGATTACTTTCTTAAAACCAGGGGCAATTTTTATTGACTCAATTGATATACGTTGGTGAAACACAAAACTGCAAAATGATTAATAATGTTTCAAGATACATTTATGGCACGTATATATCATAATGCATCGCTTGTTTACGGAAAAACAGTGAAAAGTTTACGTCAGTACCAATGTGCTGCATTTTGCTATGCGTTTTGAAATTTCATATCATCATTTTTCGAATGTCGGAGTCATCGTTCATAGAGGGGGATACATAAGTTCAGCCACTTGAATTCTGGGGCATATGTTTGAGTTCACTCAGGaacaattaatatatttatggCATTCTGATTTGGTTGCATTAATATTTATTGTGATTACTGTTTTGGGTGAGCAGATGAGAGGAAGAGAAGAGTTGAAGAAGGCCATCAAACTGCCAATGCAAATGGTCCAAGATTTGACAGTAATGGAGGCGCGGCTGTAAGTATTCTGCATGAGAATGTATGCATATCACTCACGAAAAAGCTTCATTTATCCACTCTTCAAATGGTTGGTTGTTCTAACATTGATCCTTCTCATGAAATCAATCAGACAAACGGACTCCCTCTTCATAAACGAATTCTATAATTGTTATGCTTACTATATGCACTGGTTACCTTTATGATTCATGCCTTTTTGAAAGCTTCTAGCCTATACTTTTTCAGGGTGCCTCCCACCCGCATTCCCGATAGTTAGATGTAACCTTTTGGTGACAGCCGGACAAGTGTTTCCTATGGTTATCCTTGCGTGTAACTTTGGGCTTCCAATATTGTCTCCTCCAACTTTACTTGGCATTTTGAATCCCTTCAGAATCAGCACAACAAGCACAAAACACTTTACACTCATATGCACATGCAAGCTTACTTGTGCTCTTTGTTCACAGCCGTTCTTGATAATAATTTATTCCAAAACTTCCAACTTTTGTGACTTGATTTAAAACTAGAACGCGTGTCTTTTTTTAGGCTACTTCTCGAGAAGGAAAGCCGGTCACACAGGAAGTAGCGATGGAACCCAACCACATACTATTTATACAGAATCTTCCATATGAGACGAATATAATGATGTTGGAATTGCTTTTCAAACAGTATCCTGGGTTCAGAGAAGTTCGAATGGTCGAAGCGAAGCCAGGTATTGCTTTTGTAGAATTTGATGACGATTCACAGTCTTCCGTTGCCATGCAGGATCTTCAAGGATTTAAAATCACTGCCCAGAATCCCATGGCCATCACCTATGCCAAAAAATAAGTGTTAAGAATATTTTATAACAGCCAGAATGCTATCTTTTACTTCAGCTTGTCATGTCATGTAAACCCAGGGGTTCAATGTAACAGAGTAGCTTTACGAGTAAATTTTGTATCTTTAAGATTGAAACTTTTGGATCTGCTacttcttgttgatttgatctGGTGAGTCTCCATACACTCTCTTTAGAAACATGGACTGTGATTGTTTCCTTTGTTCCCATAAATTGAATGTAGCGTAGTGTATTTTGGTGGTTGAGAATTAACCTGCAATATCATGAAGAAAATTATAGACTCGATTTAACTCCAAAAGAGTGGCTCAATAGCTATGATAAAAAGTTATGTTTGAGGAGTATCATAccttatttatttgtttttttttttttttttttgagaaagtATCATACCTAATTTCATTTACTCCATGAGTAGAACCTAGATAATGTATGGCTCTATCGAATAAACTTACCTGCTAGATCTTTTGATATCGACTATTGCAATTTAACCCGTCATCCTCCCACGAGCTTAAACCCCTATATCGATACGATTGGGGCCATTTGTTTTTTGAGTAGATCATGAAACTAGAACCAAATCGTTTGGGCTTGCGTCGAATCGATTTGAACCAAATCGTTTCTTACCTTGTAGCAATCAAGTGAAAAATAATGTTGCAATCAGTGAGATTGTCAAACTACAAGTAATTTATCTCAGTTACAGTTGGATCACGTTATGCGTACGGCTAATACTGTAGCATACTCTTTAGCTTCTTTTGCTGTTTCCTTCTCTTCACCTTTTGTGTGGAAATTTGGGGAGTTTCTTAGTTGGCTAGTTAAGCTTGTAATCACAGACCTCGTTTCGTCATGAATAATATTACAAGTTTTCTGTCAAAAAAAAtcagtgtatatatatacacacatatttggatattatattttaatacacgtAATAATGATATATTAGATTAAAAATACAATATACTGATTTAAAACACCTTACTTTGG
Protein-coding sequences here:
- the LOC142550133 gene encoding U2 small nuclear ribonucleoprotein B'' 2-like; the encoded protein is MLTSDIPPNQTIYIKNINEKVKKEELKRSLYALFSQYGRILDIVALKTAKLQGQAWVVFSEVAAASNALRQMQNFPFYDKPIRIQYAKTKSDCIAKAEGTYDKKKKQEERDERKRRVEEGHQTANANGPRFDSNGGAAATSREGKPVTQEVAMEPNHILFIQNLPYETNIMMLELLFKQYPGFREVRMVEAKPGIAFVEFDDDSQSSVAMQDLQGFKITAQNPMAITYAKK